The Pseudomonas sp. KU26590 genomic sequence CACTGGTGGAAGACCCGCGACTTCACCAAGGGCGGCGGTTTCGAACCGCCGCTGGGCAGCGGGCCGTACCGTGTCTCGCGGGTCGACGCCGGGCGCAGCGTCAGCTTCGAACGGGTCAAGGACTGGTGGGGCAAAGACCTGCCGGTCAGCCGTGGGCTCTACAACTTCGACGCGCTGACGGTGAATTTCTATGGCGATGTCGACGTGGCCCGTCAGTTGGTCCAGGCCGGCAACTTCGACTACAACCGCGAGTTCTCCTCGGCGGGCTATGTCGTCGGCTACACCGCACCGAGCCTGCAGGACGGCCGTCTGCAAAAGACCATTCTGGCCAAACGCCGCCCGGTGGCCGGTCAGGGTTTTGTGTTCAATCTCGACAAGCCGGTCTTCCAGGACCGCCGTGTGCGCGAGGCCCTGGCCATGCTCTGGGATTTCGAGTGGGTCAACGGCCAGATCATGCGCAACTTCTATGTGCGCGAACAAACCTACTTCCCGAAGAGCGAAATGGCCGCCACCAAGCTGACCGACGCCCAGGAGCTGAGCATTCTCGAGCCCCTGCGCGGGCAGGTGCCGGACGAAGTCTTCGATCAGGTCTGGCGCGCACCGAAGACCGACGGCAGCGGCTACATCCGCGACAAACAGCTCAAGGCTCTCAAGCTGCTGGCCGACGCTGGCTGGCACGCGAAGAACAACCGGCTGGTGAACGCCGCCGGTCAGCCGCTGGAATTTTCCTTCCTCGACGGCCAGGGCGGCTTCGAGCGGTTGGTGCTGCCGTACAAGCGTGTGCTGGCGCAGATCGGCATCACCCTGAATTTCCGCCGGGTGGATTCGGCGCAGTACATGAACCGCCTCAACGCCCGGGACTACGACATGATCGTGGTGACCTTGCCGAGCAATGGCAATCCGATCCTCTCCCCCGGCCGTGAGCTGTACAACCTGTTCGGCTCGCAAAGCGCCCGCCAGGTCGGCAGTTCCAACGCCATGGTGCTGCGCAACCCGGCGGTCGATCGCCTCATCGACGGCCTGGTCGCAGCTAACAACCGCAACGACATGCTGCACTACGCCCGCGCCCTGGATCGGGTGCTGCTCTGGGGTTTCTACATGATTCCGAACTATTACTCCCAAGGCACACCGGTGGTCTATGCCAACCGCTTTGGCAAACCGGCCATCGAGCCGATCTACGACGTCGGCCTGGAAAGCTGGTGGGAAGTCAGCCGCGTGCCACTGACCGATGCGCAGATGGCTGCGGGTTCGGCGCCACAACGCAGTGTGTCGAACGACCGTCCTGCGCCAACGCCAATGCCAGAAACGGAGGGCCAGTGACATGCTCGCCTACACCCTGCGTCGCCTGCTGCTGATCATTCCCACGCTGCTGTGCATTCTGGTGGTCAATTTCCTCATCGTGCAGGCCGCGCCGGGCGGTCCCGTCGAGCAAGCCATCGCCCGGGTTCAGGGCATGGGCCCAACAGGCGGAATTGGTGGCGGCGGTGGCGAGGTCGCGGCCACCGGCGGCATCAGCCGGGGCGCCCAGGGTCTGGACCCTGAACTGGTGGAGGCGATCAAGCACCAATACGGTTTCGACAAGCCGCTGCACGAGCGCCTGTGGCTGATGCTGACTCACTACGCGCAGCTGGATTTTGGCAGCAGCTTCTTTCGCGGCGCCACGGTCACCGGGCTGATTCTGCAAAAACTGCCGGTGACGCTATCCCTCGGGCTGTGGGCGACGCTGATCACGTACCTGATCTCGATCCCGCTGGGCATCCGCAAGGCCGTGCTGCATGGCAGCCGCTTCGATGTCTGGAGCAGCACGGTGATCATCATCGGCTACGCCATCCCGGCGTTTCTGTTCGCCATTCTGCTGATCGTGGTGTTTGCCGGCGGCAGCTACTGGAGCTGGTTTCCGGCCCAGGGGCTGTTCTCGGACGACTTCGCCAGCCTCTCGCCGCTGGGCAAGCTGGGCGATTACCTCTGGCATCTGGTGCTGCCGGTCAGCGCGCTGGTGATCGGCGGCTTCGCGACCCTGACCATCCTCACCAAAAACAGCTTTCTCAACGAGATTGGCCGCCAGTACGTGGTCACCGCCCGGGCCAAGGGCCTCAGCGAACAGCGCGTGCTCTACGGCCACGTGTTCCGCAACGCCATGCTGCTGGTGGTGGCGGGCATTCCCCAGGCGCTGATCGAGGTGTTCTTCGCCGGCTCGCTGCTTATCGAAACCATCTTCGGCCTCGATGGCATCGGCCGCATGAGCTACGAAGCGGCGGTGTCCCGGGATTATCCGGTGGTCTTCGGCACGCTGTTTCTGTTCACCCTGTTCGGCCTGTTGATCAAGCTGGTGGGCGACCTGTGCTACACGCTGGTCGACCCGCGCATCGACTTTTCCGCGAGGAGCGCCTGATGTTCGAGTTTTCCCCGCAAAACCGGCGCCGCATCGCCAACTTCAAGGCCAACCGGCGCGGCTGGTGGTCGCTGTGGCTGTTCGTGGCGCTGTTGGTCATCTGCCTGTGCGGCGAACTGATCGCCAACGACAAGCCCTTGCTCGTCCGTTATCAGGGCGCGCTGTATTTCCCGGCCCTGCATCAATACCTGGAAACCGACTTCGGCGGCGAACTGCCCTTCGAGCCAGACTATTCAAGTGACTACGTGCGCAAACTGATCGCAAGTAAGGGCGGCTGGATGCTCTTCGCCCCGATCCCGTTCAGCTACGACACGGTCAATTACGAACTCCGCGAGCCCTCCCCCAGCCCGCCCAGCGCACGCAACTGGCTTGGCACCGACGATCAGGCCCGGGACGTGATGGCGCGGGTGCTGTTCGGCACCCGGGTGTCGATTCTGTTTGCGTTGGCGCTGACCGCCATCAGCACGGTGATCGGCGTGTTTGCCGGGGCGATTCAGGGCTATTACGGCGGGCTGGCGGATTTGATCGGCCAGCGTTTGCAGGAAGTCTGGTCGGGGCTGCCGGTGCTGTACCTGTTGATCATTCTGTCGGGCTTCGTTGAACCGGATTTCTGGTGGCTGCTGGGGATCATGTCGCTGTTTTCCTGGTTGGCGCTGGTCGACGTGGTCCGCGCTGAATTCCTCCGTGGGCGCAACCTGGAATACGTCAAAGCCGCCCGCGCCCTGGGCCTCAGTGACGGCGCCTTGATGTGGCGGCACATTCTGCCCAACGCCATGACCAGCACCCTCACCTACTTGCCGTTCATCATCACCGGCGCCATCGCCACGCTGACCGCGCTGGATTTCCTTGGCTTCGGCATGCCCGCCGAAAGCGCGTCCCTGGGCGAACTGATCGGCCAGGCCAAACGCAACTTGCAGGCGCCGTGGCTGGGCGTCACGGCGTTCTGCGCCCTGGCGCTGATCCTCACGCTACTGGTGTTTATCGGCGAAGCCTGCCGCGACGCCTTCGACCCTCGGACTTGAGCGCTGCCATGACTGACCCTCTGATCCAGATCCGCAACCTGCGCGTAGCCTTCAACGGCGCCGAAGTTGTGCACGGCATCGACCTCGACATTCAGCCCGGCGAGTGTCTGGCGCTGGTCGGCGAGTCCGGTTCGGGCAAGTCGGTGACCGCGCACTCGATCCTGCGCCTGCTGCCGGCCAAGTCCGTCAGCACCCAGGGCAGCATTCGTTACAAGGGCGTCGATCTGCTGCAGGCCAGCGACAAGGTGCTGCGGGGGCTACGTGGCAACCGCATCGCCATGATCTTTCAGGAGCCGATGACCTCGCTGAACCCCTTGCACAGCGTGGAGAAACAGATCGGCGAAATCCTCGCCATGCACAAGGGCCTCAAGGGCAAGGCGGCCCGCGAGCGCACCCTGGAATTGCTCGGGCTGGTGGGCATTCAGAACCCGCCGCAGCGGTTGAAGGCCCTGCCCCATCAACTGTCCGGCGGCCAGCGCCAGCGGGTAATGATCGCCATGGCGCTGGCCAATGAACCCGAACTGCTGATCGCCGACGAACCCACTACGGCGCTGGACGTCACGGTGCAGCTGAAAATTCTCGAACTGCTCAAATCCCTGCAGCAACGGCTGGGCATGTCGCTGCTGCTGATCAGCCATGACCTCAATCTGGTGCGGCGCATCGCCCAACGGGTCTGCGTGATGCGCGCCGGCGAAATCGTTGAGCAAGCTGACTGCCAAACGCTGTTTGCCGCTCCGCAACACCCCTACAGCCGCCTGCTGATCAATGCCGAACCCGACGGCGAACCGGTGCCCGGCGAGCATACCCAGACGCTGCTGTCGGTGGACGCACTGAAGGTTTGGTTTCCCCTGCCCAAGCCGTTGCTGCGGCGCGAGCGGCAGTACATCAAGGCGGTGGACGGGGTGAGTTTCGAGCTGTTGAAAGGCCAGACCCTGGGCATCGTCGGCGAGTCCGGGTCGGGCAAATCGACCCTGGGCCAGGCGATCCTGCGGCTGATCGATTCCGAAGGCAGCATCCGCTTCGGCAACAAGGAACTGAGCCTGCGCAGCCAGCAACTGATGCGGCCGTTGCGCAAACGCATTCAGGTGGTGTTTCAGGACCCGTTCGGCAGCCTGAGTCCGCGCATGACCGTGCAGCAGATCATCGCCGAAGGGCTGCTGACCCACGGCATCGGCACCCCGGCCCAGCGTGAACAGACGGTGATTCGGGTGCTCGGCGAAGTCGGCCTGGACCCGGACAGCCGCCATCGCTACCCCCACGAATTCTCCGGCGGGCAGCGCCAGCGCGTGGCCATTGCCCGGGCGCTGGTGCTGGAACCGGAGCTGATCCTGCTCGACGAACCCACCTCGGCGCTGGACCGCACCGTGCAAAAGCAAATCATCGCGTTGCTGCGGGATCTGCAGATTCGTCACGGCCTCAGTTATCTGTTCATCAGCCACGACCTGGCGGTGGTTCATGCATTGGCCCATGAGGTGCTGGTGATCAAGGACGGCCAAGTGGTCGAGCAAGGCGCGGCGCGGGAGATCTTCTGCAACCCGCGACAGCCCTACACCCAGGAACTGCTGCGTGCGTCCGGGCTGGATTTCGGCGGGCGGGCGTGAGCCGACATCCCTTGCGACACCTACTATAATGCCCGGCCACGGCGTATCATCCCGCCCCCACGATTTCCTGCTCTGGTGCCTGTCATGACTGCCCTCCCGCTCACCTCCGAACGCCGCGGCTGGTCGTTCTGGTGGAAACCCCTGGCGTTCCTGCTGGTGGCCGCCATCGGCTTGTACTACGTCAAGTGGTCGCCGTATTACCTGAAGTCCTTCATCGCTGCCGACACCCATAGCATCGGCGGCTCGATCATCAATGACAATCCGGCCACGCCGTGGGCCGCTGCATTGGCGTACGCCCAGGTGTACTTTCTGGCGATCTGGAAAGCCGCCGTGCTGGCGATCATCCTCGGCTCGCTGCTGCAGGTGCTGATTCCCCGGGACTGGCTGCTGAAAATGTTCGGACGTGCCGGGCTGGGCTCGACCATTCGCGGCGGCCTGTTCGCCCTGCCAGGCATGATGTGCAGCTGCTGTGCGGCGCCAGTGGCTGCGGGCTTGCGCAAGCAAAACGTCTCGGTGGGCGCGGCGCTGGCCTTCTGGATCGCCAACCCGGTGCTCAACCCGGCCACGCTGGTGTTCATGGGCTTCGTGTTGGGCTGGGGCTTCACGGCGCTGCGACTGGTGGCGGGCCTGGTGCTGGTGATCGGCGTGTCGTTGGTGGCTCAGCGTATCTCGCGCCCGGAGGCCGTGCCTGAACAGGCGCTGCAAGCCGTGGCCAACGCCGAGATGCCGGACGAAGGCAGCCTGTTGGTGCGTTGGGGCAAGACGCTCTGGCAGTTGTTCTGGACCACTATCCCGATCTACGTCATCGCCGTGCTGATCCTGGGTGCCGCGCGGGTCTGGCTGTTCCCCCACGTCGACGGTGCCATGGGCAACAGCCTGCTGTGGCTGGTGCCGCTGGCGATCGTCGGCACGCTGTTCGTGATCCCGACAGCCGCCGAAATCCCGATCGTGCAAACCCTGCTGACGTTGGGCCTGGGCACTGCACCTGCAGTGGCATTGCTCATGACCCTGCCGAGCGTGAGCCTGCCGTCGCTGCTGATGCTGCGCAAATCCTTCGACGCCAACGTGCTGGTGACCGTGGGTGTGCTGACCATGCTGGTCGGGGTGGTGAGTGGACTGGTGGGGGCCGCGTTGTTGTAAGGCCAGGATCAAGATCTCAAGATCAAGCGCTACGGCGGCTCTGCCTCACGGCAGGCCGCTTCGCCTTCGACGGGTGACGTGGAAAAGCGCCGCGCTCGTGGCTCAAGCGTCAGCCGCCCGACACCTCAAATCACACCACATGTGAACCTTCGACACATACTGCTCCCCCACGGCGACCGCGTACGGCTCTACCCCAAACACCTCAAACCCCATCCGTTCATACAGGTTCTGCGCGCCGCTATTGCCCTCGGTCACCGTCAACTGGACAAGCACCAACTGCGGCTGCGTCCGGGCATGCTCCAACACACTGTGCACCAAATCATGCCCAATGCCCTTGCCCCGATGCGCGTGGGGAACGTACATCCCGAACAGCGTGGACTTGTGACGGGCCTTCTTTCTGCGCTCCACAGACAGGCCGGCAACCCCCAGCAACCTTCCTGCTTCAACGGCGCCGAACACCACCTCCGTCGCGTCAGGCCCGACCACAAGCCGCTTTTCCCACCAACTGATCGGCAAGGCTTCGCGCTCGCCGACGTCGGACGTGAACGCATCAGGGTGGAGGGCGTACGCTTCAAGCATCAGGGCTCGATACGCCGAGGCATATTCCGGGGTCAGTCGCTTTATGGTCGTGGTCATCGAAGTCACACTGCAGGGTCGAGCGCTGATTATGTGGCGAAACAGCGGGTTTTCACCTCGGCTATTGCAAAAACCCTGCTCATCGCTGCAACCTCCACGGTTTGTGCGGCTCAGACTATTTCGCGACAGGTAAAATCGCGCACCGTGGGCGCGTCAGTTCGAGGGAGATTTCCATGCGTTTCAGATCATTCATCCAGTGTCTCGCTGTTGTGCCCCTGGCGCTTCTTATGGCAGGGACGGCCGTGGCCAGCGAGGAAACGCAGCTGATCCAGTCAATCAATTCCTACCGCAGCCAGGCCCAGCCTTGCGCCAATGTGGCATCCACCGAGCTGCCGCCACTCAACAGCGACCCGCGCCTGAACCTCCCGGCCAGCGGCACGGTCGATCTGCAGCCGATGCTGGCGCGGGCGTCATATTCGATGGTCAGCGTCCAGGCGATCACCCTCTCGGGTCCGCGCGATGCGCAGGCGGCGATGGCGGCGATTCAGGAAAGTTTTTGTCAGGTGGTGCTCAATCCGCAGTTCGTCGACATCGGCGTCAGCCACAACGACCGCGACTGGCGCATTGTGCTCGCGCGTCCACTGCTCGCAGGCGGGTTGGGTAACGCGCAGGCAGAGGGCCAGAAGCTGCTCGGTCTGATCAATGAAGCGCGCAAGCAACCGCAACAATGTGGCGCTCAGTCGTTCTCCGCCGCCGCGCCGCTGGTGTGGAACGACACACTGATGAGCGCAGCCGAAAGCCACTCGCGCTCCATGGCCAACAACAACTATTTTGATCATAAGGGTCGCAACGGCGGGACGCCGGGGGATCGTGCGGAGCTGGCCGGTTATATCGGCCAGCAGATCGGCGAGAACATTGCCGCCGGGCAGGACAATGCGCGCAAGGTGGTCGAGGGCTGGCTGGCCAGCCCCGGCCATTGCGCCAACATCATGAACCCGCAGTTTCATGATCTCGGCGCGGCCTACGCCACCGACCCGAAAAGCGACGCCGGCATTTACTGGACGGCGATGTTCGGGGTGCAGTAAGCGCTGGTCGCTAGTGCAATCCGCCTTGGCAAGCGGCTAGGCTATCAGAGGCCGTCAGCGGCGTGCAGGGTGCGCAACTCGACATCCGCCGCGCTCTTCTTCTGCCAGACCGGCCAGTATTCAACGCGCTTGGACTCGACAGACACCTTGTTGCTCTGGAACCAGTCCAGAGATTTCGGCGAGCTGGTCACTCGCTTGGTGTGGACGATCCAATCCTTGAAATCACTGGGATGAGGACGGTACAAGGCGTCAGCAAACTGCATCGCCTGCTGATACCAGGCGATGCAGCACTATCACACCGCTGTCTTCAGCCCCACAAAGTGCGGCCGAAGAACGTCAGCGTGCGGTCCATGGCCAGTTGTGCCCAGACCGGGTCGTATTGCGTGCCCGGAATCCGGCCAGGCCCGACGGCTTCTTCGTTGGCGAAGGCGTGGTGCGCCAGGTAGCGGTGGAATTCCAGGTCGACACCGCCTTCGCTGAGTTTGGCTTCGAGCTGATCGACGCCGTCCGCCGGGAAAAACTCATCCTGAGTGCCCCAGTGCGCCAGCACCGGCACCTTGATCGCCGCAGGGTCGAGGAATTCCAGCGGCGGCATGCCGTAGAACACCACGCCAGCGGACAGCTCGGGGATGAAGTTCAGTGCCAGCAGGGTCAGCGCGCCGCCCATGCAAAAGCCGGTGACACCGACTTTCTGGCTGTGGCCCTTGAGGTACTGCACAGCGCCGCGGATGTCTTGGGTGGCGGCGTCGGCGAAGTCGAGTTTGTCCATCAGGTGATGGGCTTCTTCTTCCTCAACCGTCATTTCGCCACGGTAAAGGTCAGGTACCAGCGCCAGATAACCGCATGCCGCCAGCCGATCGGCCACGCCACGGATCTGATCGTTCAGGCCCCACCATTCCTGAATCACTACCACGGCCGGTGCGCCTTCGGTCTTGGCCGGGCTGGCCAGATAGCCACTCAACTCTTTGCCGTCGGGGCGTTTGAAGGTGACGGTTTTGCCCGTTGCCTGTGTCGATGGGTGAGTCATGGGGTTCTCCGGAGAAGAAATTCGATTGGGTTAACAGCGTGAAACGGCTGACCGTCAGTTCTACGACAGCAACACGACGCTGAACAGCGCGACGCACATGAAATTAATGACAGGTTCGAAGTGGAATCCGTTCAGCCGTTCTGCAGATCGGTGCCCATGGCAGCGCCACTGAGATCCCGGCAGCGCTCCGCGCTGGAGGCAGAGCGATGATCGCGCAGCTGCTTTTTCAGCGTGGCGGCCGACGGCGCATAAAGAAAGCCGAACGACACGCTGTTGCGTCGTCCTTTCACGGCGTGGTGCATCAAGTGCGCGTGGTAGAGGCGTTTGAGGTAGCGGCTGCGCGGCCGTGGGCGAACCGGCCAATGGCGATGGACCATGCCGTCGTGAACAAACAAGTAGATCAGGCCGAACGCGGCAACGCCAGCGCCCACCCATTGCAGCGGGTCATGGCCGCTGTTGCCCGCGACGATCAGCGCGATCGCCACCACGCCCAGCGCCAGCAGATAGATGTCGTTGGTTTCGAAGGCGCCGAGCTGCTCTTCGTGGTGGGACTTGTGCAAGAACCAGCCCCAGCCGTGCATGACGTACTTGTGGGCGAGAAAGCCGACCCCTTCCATGGCGACAAGGGTGAGGAGAAAAATCGTGAAGTTGAAGATCATAGCGTCGGGAGGGCCGATGGGTCTGGACGTCGCCGTGCAGCATACCGGGGCCACGGGAAATTTCCAGATTCGCGCTCACAACGTTTGCTTTCCTGACCCAGCGATGTAAAAAATGGCCCCATGGGTGAACGTCTCGAACGCTCACTGTATTCGTGCCCTGCCCCCTCGCGGCGCCCGGCACCGCTTTCAAGGAATCAAGAATGGCTCCAAGACACGTCATCAACGCTTCGGTCAGCCCCAAGGGCAGCCTGGAAACACTGTCGCAACGCGAAGTCCAGCAGCTCAGCGCCGCAGGCTCCGGCAGCATTTACACCCTGTTCCGCCAGTGCGCCCTGGCCATCCTCAACACCGGCGCCCATGTCGATAACGCCAAAACCATCCTCGAGGCCTATCAGGACTTCGAAGTGCGTATCCACCAGCAAGACCGTGGCGTGCGCCTCGAACTGCTGAACGCCCCTGCCGACGCGTTCGTCGACGGCGAGATGATCGCCAGCACCCGGGAAATGCTCTTCAGCGCCCTGCGCGATATCGTCTACACCGAGAGCGAGCTCGACAGCCAGCGCATCGACCTGAGCAGTTCCCAGGGCATCACCGACTACGTGTTCCACCTGCTGCGCAACGCCCGCACCCTGCGCCCCGGCGTCGAGCCGAAGATGGTGGTGTGCTGGGGCGGCCACTCGATCAACACCGAGGAATACAAATACACCAAGAAAGTCGGCCATGAATTGGGCCTGCGCAAACTGGACATCTGCACCGGCTGCGGCCCGGGCGTGATGAAAGGCCCGATGAAGGGCGCGACCATTGCCCACGCCAAGCAGCGCATCACCGGCGGCCGTTACCTGGGCCTGACCGAGCCGGGCATCATCGCCGCCGAAGCGCCGAACCCGATCGTCAACGAACTGGTGATCTTGCCGGATATCGAAAAGCGCCTGGAAGCCTTCGTGCGCGTCGGCCACGGCATCATCATTTTCCCGGGTGGCGCGGGCACGGCGGAGGAATTCCTCTACCTGCTCGGCATCCTCATGCACCCGGACAACCAGGAGCTGCCGTTCCCGGTCATCCTGACCGGCCCGAAAAGCACCGCGCCGTACCTGGAGCAATTGCACGCGTTCGTCAGCGCCACCCTGGGTGAAGAAGCGCACAAGCATTACCAGATCATCATCGACAACCCGTCGGAAGTGGCGCGGCAGATGACCCTTGGCCTGGCTTCGGTGCGCCAGTTCCGCCGCGACCGCGCCGACGCGTTCCACTTCAACTGGCTGCTGAAGATCGAAGAGAGCTTCCAGCGCCCCTTCGATCCGACCCACGCCAACATGGCCAGCCTGCAACTGCGCCGCGACCTGCCGCCCCACGAACTGGCGGCCAACCTGCGCCGGGCGTTTTCCGGGATTGTGGCGGGCAACGTCAAGGACAAGGGCATTCGCCTGATCGAGGAACACGGCCCCTATGAAATCCACGGTGACGCCGAAGTGATGAAGCCGCTGGACAAGCTGTTGCAGGCCTTCGTCGAGCAGCACCGGATGAAACTGCCGGGCGGCGCGGCGTATGTGCCGTGTTATCGGGTGGTGTCCTGACTTACTCGATGTAGTGCTACCTGACATCCGGCGGCTTCCCACGCTGTCCGGAATAAACGCAGTTCCTGTAGGAGCTGGCTTGCTGCGGGCCGCGATCGGACGAAGGCGTCCGTCCAAACCCCTTGATGGCGAATGAACCCTCCCATTCGCCAGCAAGCCGGCTCCTACGGGTGATGTTCGCAACCCGATGGAATGCCCATGATCCACATCCGCCCCATGACCACCGATGACTTCGAGGTCTTCTGGCCCACCTTTCAGGCCGTGGTCCGGGCGCAGGAAACCTACGCCTACGCCCCCGACCTGACCTACGAGCAGGCCCGGCACCTGTGGCTGGAATACCCGCTGCACACGCTGATCGCCGAAGAAGACGGCGTGCTGCTCGGCAGCTGTTACCTCAAGGCCAACGCGGCCGGCCCTGGCAGTCATGTCAGCAACTGCGGCCACATGGTTACCCCTGCCGCGCGGGGTCGCGGCGTCGCGCGCCTGATGTGCGAGCACTCACAGCAATTGGCGCTGGACAGCGGCTTCTCGGCCATGCAGTTCAACTCCGTGGTGGCCACCAACGAAGTCGCCGTCGCGCTCTGGCAGAAACTCGGTTTCGAGATCGTCGGGCGCCTGCCCCGCGCTTACCGCCACGCGCGGCTCGGGCTGGTGGATTGCCTGGTGATGTACAAATGGCTGGCCGACATGCCGGCCTCGCGCAAAGCCAAAAGCCCGTTGCTGATCGGACGCAAGAACATCGAGTCGGTGATCTCCCGCCCCCGCCGCAAGCC encodes the following:
- a CDS encoding GNAT family N-acetyltransferase codes for the protein MTTTIKRLTPEYASAYRALMLEAYALHPDAFTSDVGEREALPISWWEKRLVVGPDATEVVFGAVEAGRLLGVAGLSVERRKKARHKSTLFGMYVPHAHRGKGIGHDLVHSVLEHARTQPQLVLVQLTVTEGNSGAQNLYERMGFEVFGVEPYAVAVGEQYVSKVHMWCDLRCRAADA
- a CDS encoding ABC transporter permease, producing MFEFSPQNRRRIANFKANRRGWWSLWLFVALLVICLCGELIANDKPLLVRYQGALYFPALHQYLETDFGGELPFEPDYSSDYVRKLIASKGGWMLFAPIPFSYDTVNYELREPSPSPPSARNWLGTDDQARDVMARVLFGTRVSILFALALTAISTVIGVFAGAIQGYYGGLADLIGQRLQEVWSGLPVLYLLIILSGFVEPDFWWLLGIMSLFSWLALVDVVRAEFLRGRNLEYVKAARALGLSDGALMWRHILPNAMTSTLTYLPFIITGAIATLTALDFLGFGMPAESASLGELIGQAKRNLQAPWLGVTAFCALALILTLLVFIGEACRDAFDPRT
- a CDS encoding ABC transporter ATP-binding protein, with protein sequence MTDPLIQIRNLRVAFNGAEVVHGIDLDIQPGECLALVGESGSGKSVTAHSILRLLPAKSVSTQGSIRYKGVDLLQASDKVLRGLRGNRIAMIFQEPMTSLNPLHSVEKQIGEILAMHKGLKGKAARERTLELLGLVGIQNPPQRLKALPHQLSGGQRQRVMIAMALANEPELLIADEPTTALDVTVQLKILELLKSLQQRLGMSLLLISHDLNLVRRIAQRVCVMRAGEIVEQADCQTLFAAPQHPYSRLLINAEPDGEPVPGEHTQTLLSVDALKVWFPLPKPLLRRERQYIKAVDGVSFELLKGQTLGIVGESGSGKSTLGQAILRLIDSEGSIRFGNKELSLRSQQLMRPLRKRIQVVFQDPFGSLSPRMTVQQIIAEGLLTHGIGTPAQREQTVIRVLGEVGLDPDSRHRYPHEFSGGQRQRVAIARALVLEPELILLDEPTSALDRTVQKQIIALLRDLQIRHGLSYLFISHDLAVVHALAHEVLVIKDGQVVEQGAAREIFCNPRQPYTQELLRASGLDFGGRA
- a CDS encoding microcin C ABC transporter permease YejB: MLAYTLRRLLLIIPTLLCILVVNFLIVQAAPGGPVEQAIARVQGMGPTGGIGGGGGEVAATGGISRGAQGLDPELVEAIKHQYGFDKPLHERLWLMLTHYAQLDFGSSFFRGATVTGLILQKLPVTLSLGLWATLITYLISIPLGIRKAVLHGSRFDVWSSTVIIIGYAIPAFLFAILLIVVFAGGSYWSWFPAQGLFSDDFASLSPLGKLGDYLWHLVLPVSALVIGGFATLTILTKNSFLNEIGRQYVVTARAKGLSEQRVLYGHVFRNAMLLVVAGIPQALIEVFFAGSLLIETIFGLDGIGRMSYEAAVSRDYPVVFGTLFLFTLFGLLIKLVGDLCYTLVDPRIDFSARSA
- a CDS encoding dienelactone hydrolase family protein; the encoded protein is MTHPSTQATGKTVTFKRPDGKELSGYLASPAKTEGAPAVVVIQEWWGLNDQIRGVADRLAACGYLALVPDLYRGEMTVEEEEAHHLMDKLDFADAATQDIRGAVQYLKGHSQKVGVTGFCMGGALTLLALNFIPELSAGVVFYGMPPLEFLDPAAIKVPVLAHWGTQDEFFPADGVDQLEAKLSEGGVDLEFHRYLAHHAFANEEAVGPGRIPGTQYDPVWAQLAMDRTLTFFGRTLWG
- a CDS encoding permease, translating into MTALPLTSERRGWSFWWKPLAFLLVAAIGLYYVKWSPYYLKSFIAADTHSIGGSIINDNPATPWAAALAYAQVYFLAIWKAAVLAIILGSLLQVLIPRDWLLKMFGRAGLGSTIRGGLFALPGMMCSCCAAPVAAGLRKQNVSVGAALAFWIANPVLNPATLVFMGFVLGWGFTALRLVAGLVLVIGVSLVAQRISRPEAVPEQALQAVANAEMPDEGSLLVRWGKTLWQLFWTTIPIYVIAVLILGAARVWLFPHVDGAMGNSLLWLVPLAIVGTLFVIPTAAEIPIVQTLLTLGLGTAPAVALLMTLPSVSLPSLLMLRKSFDANVLVTVGVLTMLVGVVSGLVGAALL
- the ppnN gene encoding nucleotide 5'-monophosphate nucleosidase PpnN; the encoded protein is MAPRHVINASVSPKGSLETLSQREVQQLSAAGSGSIYTLFRQCALAILNTGAHVDNAKTILEAYQDFEVRIHQQDRGVRLELLNAPADAFVDGEMIASTREMLFSALRDIVYTESELDSQRIDLSSSQGITDYVFHLLRNARTLRPGVEPKMVVCWGGHSINTEEYKYTKKVGHELGLRKLDICTGCGPGVMKGPMKGATIAHAKQRITGGRYLGLTEPGIIAAEAPNPIVNELVILPDIEKRLEAFVRVGHGIIIFPGGAGTAEEFLYLLGILMHPDNQELPFPVILTGPKSTAPYLEQLHAFVSATLGEEAHKHYQIIIDNPSEVARQMTLGLASVRQFRRDRADAFHFNWLLKIEESFQRPFDPTHANMASLQLRRDLPPHELAANLRRAFSGIVAGNVKDKGIRLIEEHGPYEIHGDAEVMKPLDKLLQAFVEQHRMKLPGGAAYVPCYRVVS
- a CDS encoding sterol desaturase family protein — translated: MIFNFTIFLLTLVAMEGVGFLAHKYVMHGWGWFLHKSHHEEQLGAFETNDIYLLALGVVAIALIVAGNSGHDPLQWVGAGVAAFGLIYLFVHDGMVHRHWPVRPRPRSRYLKRLYHAHLMHHAVKGRRNSVSFGFLYAPSAATLKKQLRDHRSASSAERCRDLSGAAMGTDLQNG
- a CDS encoding CAP domain-containing protein, which produces MAGTAVASEETQLIQSINSYRSQAQPCANVASTELPPLNSDPRLNLPASGTVDLQPMLARASYSMVSVQAITLSGPRDAQAAMAAIQESFCQVVLNPQFVDIGVSHNDRDWRIVLARPLLAGGLGNAQAEGQKLLGLINEARKQPQQCGAQSFSAAAPLVWNDTLMSAAESHSRSMANNNYFDHKGRNGGTPGDRAELAGYIGQQIGENIAAGQDNARKVVEGWLASPGHCANIMNPQFHDLGAAYATDPKSDAGIYWTAMFGVQ
- a CDS encoding extracellular solute-binding protein gives rise to the protein MCTPPLSLPRLLQGVALLYTVLLFTSLLLGAPQVFATPVHALTVYGEAPKYAADFQHFDYVDPDAPKGGSMSRASEEIGQFNYLTPYVDQGISVSQIDTWVYAPLAYRSLDEPYTVYGLVAEKMERDPDNLWVRFYLNPKARFDDGTQITAEDVRYTWQTLITQGSFSYRPLYADVKDAVIEAPGQIRFDFKTGTNRTLALDIASLRILPEHWWKTRDFTKGGGFEPPLGSGPYRVSRVDAGRSVSFERVKDWWGKDLPVSRGLYNFDALTVNFYGDVDVARQLVQAGNFDYNREFSSAGYVVGYTAPSLQDGRLQKTILAKRRPVAGQGFVFNLDKPVFQDRRVREALAMLWDFEWVNGQIMRNFYVREQTYFPKSEMAATKLTDAQELSILEPLRGQVPDEVFDQVWRAPKTDGSGYIRDKQLKALKLLADAGWHAKNNRLVNAAGQPLEFSFLDGQGGFERLVLPYKRVLAQIGITLNFRRVDSAQYMNRLNARDYDMIVVTLPSNGNPILSPGRELYNLFGSQSARQVGSSNAMVLRNPAVDRLIDGLVAANNRNDMLHYARALDRVLLWGFYMIPNYYSQGTPVVYANRFGKPAIEPIYDVGLESWWEVSRVPLTDAQMAAGSAPQRSVSNDRPAPTPMPETEGQ